The sequence CCGCGACGAGCTCCGCATGGAACTGGACGTCAGCCGCGAACGCATCCAGGAACTGGAGCGCGCCTACGAAGACCTGGAGCGTCGCTCCGAGTTTCAGCTTGGCTCGTTGCGATCCGAGCTGGAGGCGACCAGAGACGTGACCCCGATGGTCGCCGCCGTGGAGGCGGAGAGGCAGACCATGAGTGAGAAACTCGAGGCGGTAAAGCAGAAGTATCGTGGAGTGCTGACAGAGACCCTGTCGCTGAAAGATCAGCTCGCCGCTGCCGAAGCCGTTGCTGCGAAGGTCGTCGCCGTGGAGGCGGAGAGGCAGGAGGAGAGGCAGGCGCTGAACGCCGAGCTGGAGGCGATGAAGCAGAGTGCCGCCGCTGCCCAGTCCGAGAACCAGGCGCTGAAGGACCAGCTCGCTGCTGCCGAGGCCGCGCACGCCGAAGCCGTTGCTGCGAAGGTCGTCGCCGTGGAGGCGGAGAGGCAGGAGGAGAGGCAGGCGCTGAACGCCGAGCTGGAGGCGATGAAGCAGAGTGCCGCCGCTGCTCAGTCCGAGAACCAGGCGCTGAAGGACCAGCTCGCTGCTGCCGAGGCCGCGCACGCCGAAGCCGTTGCTGCGAAGGTCGTCGCCGTGGAGGCGGAGAGGCAGGAGGAGAGGCAGGCGCTGGGCGCCGAGCTGGAGGCGATGAAGCAGAGTGCCGCCGCTGCCCAGTCCGAGAACCAGGCGCTGAAGGACCAGCTCGCTGCTGCCGAGGCCGCGCACGCCGAAGCCGTTGCTGCAAAGGTCGTCGCCGTGGAGGCGGAGAGGCAGGAGGAGAGGCAGGCGCTGAACGCCGAGCTGGAGGCGATGAAGCAGAGTGCCGCCGCTGCCCAGTCCGAGAACCAGGCGCTGAAGGACCAGCTCGCTGCTGCCGAGGCC is a genomic window of Bactrocera neohumeralis isolate Rockhampton unplaced genomic scaffold, APGP_CSIRO_Bneo_wtdbg2-racon-allhic-juicebox.fasta_v2 ctg2706, whole genome shotgun sequence containing:
- the LOC126766858 gene encoding uncharacterized abhydrolase domain-containing protein DDB_G0269086-like, whose translation is MSASVEPSPVPPRRHPDGSRSPSRPGYSSAADTDLDDSMSRSYHYARTSSTASRASSSFSASTANTEGMGRDELRMELDVSRERIQELERAYEDLERRSEFQLGSLRSELEATRDVTPMVAAVEAERQTMSEKLEAVKQKYRGVLTETLSLKDQLAAAEAVAAKVVAVEAERQEERQALNAELEAMKQSAAAAQSENQALKDQLAAAEAAHAEAVAAKVVAVEAERQEERQALNAELEAMKQSAAAAQSENQALKDQLAAAEAAHAEAVAAKVVAVEAERQEERQALGAELEAMKQSAAAAQSENQALKDQLAAAEAAHAEAVAAKVVAVEAERQEERQALNAELEAMKQSAAAAQSENQALKDQLAAAEAAHAEAVAAKVVAVEAERQEERQALGAELEAMKQSAAAAQSENQALKDQLAAAEAAHAEAVAAKVVAVEAERQEERQALNAELEAMKQSAAAAQSENQALKDQLAAAEAAHAEAVAAKVVAVEAERQEGGRR